A single window of Dermochelys coriacea isolate rDerCor1 chromosome 2, rDerCor1.pri.v4, whole genome shotgun sequence DNA harbors:
- the SERPINB1 gene encoding leukocyte elastase inhibitor, whose translation MKKLSNANTRFALDLFRKLNETNATGNIIFSPISISAALAMVLLGARGDTETQLLKTFHFDVVEELHSRFQTLTSDINRSGASYLLKLANRLYGEKTYSFLADFLTKTQKLYGANLATVDFLLASDEARKQINQWVGEQTEGKIPNLLSEGSVNDMTKLVLVNAIYFKGNWAEKFKEADTTQMPFRLNKNEKKTVQMMYQKKKFPFGYISELKCRVLELPYDGKELSMIIFLPDDIDDNSTGLQQLEKQLTLEKLQEWTQPQNMHPNDVHVHLPKFKMENSYDLTSDLSGLGLQDIFDSGKSDLSGMSGTRDLFLSKIVHKSFIEENEEGTEAAAATAGIANLCMFLEEDFNADHPFLFFIRHNPTQSILLFGRYASP comes from the exons ATGAAGAAACTGAGTAATGCAAACACCCGTTTTGCTCTTGATCTGTTTAGAAAGTTGAATGAAACCAACGCAACAGGAAATATCATCTTCTCGCCAATCAGTATTTCTGCTGCACTGGCCATGGTCCTTTTAGGGGCCAGAGGTGACACAGAGACACAGCTGTTGAAG ACCTTTCATTTTGATGTTGTTGAAGAGCTTCATTCAAGATTTCAGACCCTGACCTCTGACATAAACAGAAGTGGAGCTTCCTATCTGTTGAAGCTTGCCAATCGGCTTTATGGAGAGAAGACCTACAGTTTTTTAGCA GACTTCTTGACTAAGACTCAGAAATTATATGGAGCTAATTTGGCTACGGTTGATTTTCTACTTGCTTCAGATGAAGCAAGAAAACAAATTAACCAGTGGGTAGGGGAGCAGACTGAAG gTAAAATCCCCAACCTGTTGTCTGAGGGCTCAGTTAATGATATGACCAAACTAGTGTTGGTGAATGCTATTTATTTCAAAGGAAATTGGGCTGAGAAATTTAAAGAAGCAGACACGACACAAATGCCATTTCGATTAAATAAG AATGAAAAAAAGACAGTGCAAATGATGTATCAGAAAAAGAAATTTCCTTTTGGATACATCTCTGAACTGAAATGTCGTGTGCTAGAGCTTCCCTATGATGGAAAAGAACTTAGCATGATCATCTTCTTACCTGATGACATTGATGATAACTCCACTGGACTCCAGCAG CTAGAGAAGCAGCTCACCTTAGAAAAGCTCCAGGAATGGACACAGCCACAAAATATGCATCCCAATGATGTTCATGTGCATCTGCCTAAATTTAAGATGGAAAACAGCTATGACCTTACATCAGATTTATCAGGTCTGGGCCTGCAGGATATATTTGACAGTGGCAAGTCTGACTTGTCTGGAATGTCAGGCACACGAGACCTCTTTTTATCTAAAATTGTACACAAGTCTTTCATAGAAGAGAATGAAGAAGGCACAGAAGCTGCAGCTGCCACTGCTGGCATTGCTAATCTCTGCATGTTTCTGGAAGAGGATTTCAATGCTGATCaccctttccttttcttcatccgTCACAACCCAACACAAAGCATACTTTTATTTGGCAGGTATGCTTCTCCATAA
- the LOC119850510 gene encoding serpin B6-like isoform X1, with protein sequence MDNLSKANTTFALNLFKKLSENANTENLFFSPLSISSALSMFFLGAKGNTAAQLAKVLSLDKTEDIHDGYQSLISEINKPGTNYVLRIANRLYGEKTFKFLATFIDSCQKFYHAELEQLDFSRAAEDSRKHINAWVEEKTEGKIQNLLVQGIVDSMTRLVLVNAIYFKGNWETQFNKDRTVERQFKINKNETKPVQMMFKKAKFNMSYIADFQTKILDLPYVDNETSMIILLPDEIQDNSTGLERLERELTHEKLIEWINSEMDYSEVEVFLPRFKVEQAYDLKPVLKSMGMADVFDKKKVDLSGMSASNDLVLSEVVHKSFVEVNEEGTEAAAATAVITMRCALIVPRFTADHPFLFFIRHNKTGNILFYGRFCSP encoded by the exons ATGGATAATCTCAGTAAAGCAAATACCACCTTTGCACTCAACCTATTCAAAAAGCTGAGTGAAAATGCCAATACAGAGAACTTATTCTTTTCTCCTTTGAGTATCTCCTCTGCTTTGTCCATGTTTTTTTTGGGTGCAAAAGGTAACACTGCAGCCCAGTTGGCAAAG GTGCTTTCTCTGGACAAAACTGAAGACATTCACGATGGATACCAGTCCCTTATTTCTGAAATTAACAAACCAGGCACTAATTATGTGCTTAGGATTGCCAACCGGCTCTATGGGGAAAAGACTTTTAAATTTCTTGCA ACATTTATAGACTCCTGCCAGAAATTCTACCATGCAGAGCTAGAACAACTTGACTTCTCTAGAGCTGCAGAAGATTCCAGAAAACATATAAATGCTTGGGTAGAAGAAAAAACTGAAG GTAAAATCCAGAATCTGTTGGTTCAGGGTATTGTTGATTCAATGACCAGACTGGTCTTGGTGAATGCCATCTACTTCAAAGGCAACTGGGAAACCCAATTCAACAAGGATCGCACAGTGGAAAGGCAATTTAAAATTAACAAG aatgagacCAAACCAGTGCAGATGATGTTCAAGAAAGCTAAATTTAACATGAGCTACATAGCAGACTTTCAGACCAAAATCCTTGACCTCCCTTATGTTGATAACGAGACTAGTATGATCATCCTACTTCCTGATGAAATTCAAGATAATTCCACTGGCCTGGAACGG CTGGAAAGAGAACTTACCCATGAGAAACTTATAGAGTGGATAAATTCAGAAATGGACTATAGTGAAGTGGAGGTATTTTTACCCAGATTTAAGGTGGAGCAAGCTTATGATCTGAAGCCTGTTCTGAAGAGCATGGGAATGGCTGATGTATTTGACAAAAAGAAGGTGGATTTATCTGGAATGTCAGCCAGCAATGACCTAGTTCTGTCTGAGGTTGTTCACAAGTCCTTTGTGGAGGTAAACGAAGAAGGCACTGAGGCAGCAGCTGCTACAGCAGTGATCACTATGCGATGTGCACTGATTGTACCACGGTTCACTGCTGACCATCCTTTCCTCTTCTTTATCCGGCACAACAAAACTGGCAACATTCTGTTCTATGGCAGATTTTGTTccccctaa
- the LOC119850510 gene encoding serpin B6-like isoform X2, whose protein sequence is MDNLSKANTTFALNLFKKLSENANTENLFFSPLSISSALSMFFLGAKGNTAAQLAKVLSLDKTEDIHDGYQSLISEINKPGTNYVLRIANRLYGEKTFKFLATFIDSCQKFYHAELEQLDFSRAAEDSRKHINAWVEEKTEGKIQNLLVQGIVDSMTRLVLVNAIYFKGNWETQFNKDRTVERQFKINKLERELTHEKLIEWINSEMDYSEVEVFLPRFKVEQAYDLKPVLKSMGMADVFDKKKVDLSGMSASNDLVLSEVVHKSFVEVNEEGTEAAAATAVITMRCALIVPRFTADHPFLFFIRHNKTGNILFYGRFCSP, encoded by the exons ATGGATAATCTCAGTAAAGCAAATACCACCTTTGCACTCAACCTATTCAAAAAGCTGAGTGAAAATGCCAATACAGAGAACTTATTCTTTTCTCCTTTGAGTATCTCCTCTGCTTTGTCCATGTTTTTTTTGGGTGCAAAAGGTAACACTGCAGCCCAGTTGGCAAAG GTGCTTTCTCTGGACAAAACTGAAGACATTCACGATGGATACCAGTCCCTTATTTCTGAAATTAACAAACCAGGCACTAATTATGTGCTTAGGATTGCCAACCGGCTCTATGGGGAAAAGACTTTTAAATTTCTTGCA ACATTTATAGACTCCTGCCAGAAATTCTACCATGCAGAGCTAGAACAACTTGACTTCTCTAGAGCTGCAGAAGATTCCAGAAAACATATAAATGCTTGGGTAGAAGAAAAAACTGAAG GTAAAATCCAGAATCTGTTGGTTCAGGGTATTGTTGATTCAATGACCAGACTGGTCTTGGTGAATGCCATCTACTTCAAAGGCAACTGGGAAACCCAATTCAACAAGGATCGCACAGTGGAAAGGCAATTTAAAATTAACAAG CTGGAAAGAGAACTTACCCATGAGAAACTTATAGAGTGGATAAATTCAGAAATGGACTATAGTGAAGTGGAGGTATTTTTACCCAGATTTAAGGTGGAGCAAGCTTATGATCTGAAGCCTGTTCTGAAGAGCATGGGAATGGCTGATGTATTTGACAAAAAGAAGGTGGATTTATCTGGAATGTCAGCCAGCAATGACCTAGTTCTGTCTGAGGTTGTTCACAAGTCCTTTGTGGAGGTAAACGAAGAAGGCACTGAGGCAGCAGCTGCTACAGCAGTGATCACTATGCGATGTGCACTGATTGTACCACGGTTCACTGCTGACCATCCTTTCCTCTTCTTTATCCGGCACAACAAAACTGGCAACATTCTGTTCTATGGCAGATTTTGTTccccctaa